From one Enterococcus sp. DIV2402 genomic stretch:
- the obgE gene encoding GTPase ObgE encodes MSMFLDQVTIDVKAGKGGDGMVAFRREKYVPDGGPAGGDGGRGGNVVLVVDEGLRTLMDFRFNRHFKAQPGENGMSKGMHGRGSEDMYVKVPEGTTVRDAETGALLGDLLEHGQTLVVAHGGRGGRGNTRFATPRNPAPEMAENGEPGQERKIELELKVLADVGLVGFPSVGKSTLLSVISAARPKIGAYHFTTLVPNLGMVNMPDGRSFVAADLPGLIEGASQGVGLGTQFLRHIERTRVILHVIDMSGMEGRDPYEDYVAINNELASHNLRLLERPQIIVANKMDMPDAEENLKKFKAELAKEQEDEFADPIPVFPISGVTRQGLEPLLSATADLLDVTPEFPLYEEEIEEDVVQYGFVSDEPAFSIDRDADATWVLSGEKLEKLFKMTNFDHDETVMRFARQLRGMGVDEALRARGAKDGDIVRIGEFEFEFVE; translated from the coding sequence ATGTCCATGTTTTTAGATCAAGTAACCATCGACGTAAAAGCTGGTAAAGGCGGAGACGGAATGGTTGCATTTAGAAGAGAGAAATATGTTCCAGATGGTGGACCTGCCGGCGGTGATGGTGGACGCGGAGGAAATGTTGTATTAGTAGTTGATGAAGGATTACGTACATTAATGGATTTCCGTTTTAATCGTCATTTTAAAGCACAACCTGGTGAAAATGGAATGAGTAAAGGCATGCACGGTCGCGGTTCAGAAGATATGTATGTAAAAGTTCCTGAAGGGACAACCGTTCGCGATGCTGAGACAGGCGCATTATTAGGAGATTTGTTAGAACATGGACAAACCTTAGTAGTCGCTCATGGTGGTCGTGGCGGTCGCGGAAATACTCGTTTTGCAACACCGCGCAATCCAGCGCCAGAAATGGCTGAAAATGGTGAACCCGGACAAGAACGCAAGATTGAATTAGAGTTGAAAGTTTTAGCAGATGTTGGATTAGTTGGTTTTCCGTCTGTCGGTAAATCTACCTTACTTTCTGTTATTTCAGCTGCACGTCCTAAAATCGGTGCGTATCATTTCACCACTTTAGTTCCTAATTTAGGGATGGTAAATATGCCTGATGGTCGCAGTTTTGTTGCGGCAGACTTGCCAGGTTTAATTGAAGGTGCTTCTCAAGGTGTGGGATTAGGTACGCAATTCTTACGTCATATTGAGCGTACACGTGTTATTTTGCATGTGATTGATATGAGTGGTATGGAAGGCAGAGATCCCTATGAAGATTATGTGGCGATTAATAACGAATTAGCGTCTCATAACTTACGTTTATTAGAACGTCCGCAAATTATCGTCGCTAATAAAATGGATATGCCTGATGCAGAAGAGAATTTGAAAAAATTCAAAGCAGAATTAGCGAAGGAACAAGAAGATGAATTTGCTGATCCAATTCCCGTCTTTCCAATTTCTGGGGTCACTCGTCAAGGCTTAGAACCTTTATTAAGTGCTACTGCAGATTTACTAGACGTTACACCTGAGTTTCCGTTATATGAAGAAGAAATTGAAGAAGATGTGGTGCAATATGGATTTGTTTCAGATGAACCAGCCTTTTCAATTGATCGTGATGCCGATGCAACTTGGGTCTTGTCTGGTGAGAAATTAGAAAAACTATTCAAGATGACTAACTTCGATCATGATGAAACAGTTATGCGTTTTGCACGTCAATTACGTGGTATGGGCGTTGATGAAGCGTTGCGTGCACGTGGAGCCAAAGATGGTGATATTGTTCGTATTGGTGAATTTGAATTCGAATTTGTGGAATAA
- a CDS encoding alpha/beta hydrolase, with protein MKIFVWIAGILAIVAVVGLGWAANYFYNYAVVPSEKDFLDNETPGTSKVETEEAKRWYSDEKNRTRWSLDAQDGLKLSAIYIPAEKNNHKTAIIAHGYMGNAETMSEYAKMYHDFGYNVLVPDARGHGESEGHYIGFGWHERKDYLQWIDCVLAESGEDETITLYGLSMGAATVMMVSGEELPKNVVSIIEDCGYSSINAELAYQLKDMFNLPAFPLIPATSLMTKMRAGYFFGEGDATKQLAKNTRPILFIHGDADKFVPFSMLDTVYQATDAPKEKWIVPDAGHAKAFSTNKKLYKEKVHDFLEKNE; from the coding sequence ATGAAAATTTTTGTATGGATAGCGGGAATACTTGCAATAGTAGCAGTTGTTGGTTTGGGTTGGGCAGCAAATTATTTTTACAATTATGCAGTTGTTCCTTCAGAAAAAGATTTTTTAGATAATGAAACACCTGGAACAAGTAAAGTGGAAACGGAAGAAGCGAAACGCTGGTATTCTGATGAAAAAAATCGAACACGTTGGTCATTGGATGCACAAGATGGCTTGAAATTATCTGCTATTTATATTCCTGCTGAAAAAAATAACCATAAGACAGCGATTATTGCTCATGGTTATATGGGAAATGCAGAGACAATGAGTGAATATGCTAAAATGTATCACGACTTTGGGTACAATGTATTAGTTCCTGATGCACGTGGTCATGGAGAAAGCGAAGGTCATTACATTGGCTTTGGCTGGCACGAAAGAAAAGATTATTTACAATGGATTGATTGCGTTCTTGCAGAAAGTGGCGAGGATGAAACCATTACGCTCTATGGATTAAGTATGGGCGCTGCTACGGTGATGATGGTCAGTGGAGAAGAATTACCTAAAAATGTCGTATCGATTATTGAAGATTGCGGTTATTCATCAATTAATGCCGAATTAGCGTATCAATTAAAAGATATGTTCAATTTGCCTGCATTCCCATTAATACCGGCAACAAGCTTAATGACGAAGATGAGAGCAGGCTATTTCTTTGGTGAAGGCGATGCTACCAAACAATTGGCGAAAAATACTCGTCCAATTTTATTTATTCACGGTGACGCCGATAAATTTGTACCATTTTCAATGTTAGATACCGTCTATCAAGCAACCGATGCACCAAAAGAAAAATGGATTGTTCCTGATGCTGGTCATGCTAAAGCATTTTCTACTAATAAAAAGTTATATAAAGAGAAAGTTCATGATTTTTTAGAAAAAAATGAATGA
- a CDS encoding DUF871 domain-containing protein, which translates to MGKLGVSIYPERSTFEKDQAYLDLAHKYGFKRVFTSLLQITDDKEKVLAEFKKVVDYANSLEMEVMVDINPSLFEQLEISYDDLSFFHEMGAYGVRLDIGFTGAEEARMTRNPYNIKIEINMSGGTKYVDNIMSYSPNTENLLGSHNFYPHRYSGLGYNHFVACSEQFRQYNLNTMAFVNSSAATFGPWPTQDGLCSLEDHRELEIATQVKHLMLTGLIDDILVGNAYASEDELKAMADAFYAPYPTLKVVVEDEITENERICLFDNLHSYRGDRSEYMLRSTMTRVYYKDKEFPAHTTRDIVRGDVLIDNEKYGQYKGETQIALKEMKNDGRVNVVGHISEDELFLLDFLKPWSNFKLSEVK; encoded by the coding sequence ATGGGAAAATTAGGTGTTTCGATTTATCCAGAACGTTCAACATTTGAGAAAGATCAAGCATATTTAGATTTAGCACATAAATATGGCTTTAAACGTGTATTTACAAGTTTGCTACAAATTACGGACGACAAAGAAAAAGTACTCGCAGAATTTAAAAAAGTTGTCGATTATGCAAATAGCTTAGAGATGGAAGTCATGGTTGATATTAACCCTAGCTTATTTGAGCAACTAGAAATTTCGTATGATGACCTATCATTTTTCCATGAAATGGGTGCGTATGGCGTACGTTTAGATATTGGCTTTACAGGAGCCGAAGAAGCACGTATGACACGTAATCCTTATAATATTAAAATTGAAATTAATATGAGTGGGGGGACAAAATATGTAGATAACATTATGTCTTACTCACCAAACACAGAAAATTTATTAGGTTCACATAATTTTTATCCACATCGCTATTCAGGATTAGGTTACAATCATTTTGTTGCATGCTCTGAACAATTTCGTCAATATAACTTAAATACAATGGCGTTTGTCAATTCAAGTGCAGCAACGTTTGGTCCTTGGCCGACACAAGATGGGTTATGCTCATTAGAAGACCATCGTGAATTAGAAATTGCAACTCAAGTGAAACATTTAATGTTAACTGGTTTAATAGATGATATTTTAGTAGGGAATGCGTATGCTTCAGAAGATGAGTTAAAAGCGATGGCAGATGCTTTTTATGCTCCATATCCAACATTAAAAGTGGTTGTTGAAGACGAGATTACTGAAAATGAACGCATTTGTTTATTTGATAATTTACACAGTTATCGTGGCGATCGTTCAGAATATATGTTACGTTCAACTATGACACGTGTTTATTATAAAGATAAGGAATTTCCAGCACACACGACACGCGATATCGTTCGTGGCGATGTTTTAATTGATAATGAAAAATATGGACAATATAAAGGCGAAACACAAATTGCATTGAAAGAAATGAAAAATGATGGACGCGTCAATGTGGTTGGTCATATTTCAGAAGATGAGTTGTTCTTGTTGGATTTCTTGAAACCATGGTCAAACTTTAAATTAAGCGAAGTAAAATAA
- a CDS encoding peptidylprolyl isomerase, giving the protein MKNKKRVLLFTTFASIALLAACNSTTATKDSTAASSTTTETSVDLNQLDLPQLDKEVKENEDLVELVTTEGKIKIKLFPEYAPKAVENFMTHANDGYYDGTVFHRVMEDFMIQGGDPEGTGMGGESIWGDGFEVEISPNLYHIRGALSMARAQALDSQGSQFFIVQNDQDMSDGLAIQFTPEKIIDAYKNGGTPSLDSNYTVFGQVIDGMDVVDKIAQAEVEAGETGEESTPVKPVKVEKINILQEAK; this is encoded by the coding sequence ATGAAAAATAAAAAACGTGTACTTTTATTTACAACATTCGCTAGCATCGCTTTATTAGCAGCTTGCAATAGTACTACCGCAACAAAAGACTCGACAGCTGCATCTTCCACAACAACGGAAACATCCGTTGATTTGAATCAATTAGATTTACCGCAATTAGATAAAGAAGTCAAAGAAAATGAAGACTTGGTTGAATTAGTCACTACAGAAGGAAAAATAAAAATTAAATTATTCCCTGAATATGCACCAAAAGCAGTTGAGAACTTTATGACTCATGCCAACGATGGTTACTACGACGGAACTGTCTTCCATCGTGTCATGGAAGACTTCATGATTCAAGGTGGCGACCCTGAAGGTACAGGTATGGGTGGTGAAAGTATCTGGGGAGACGGTTTTGAAGTAGAAATTTCTCCTAACCTTTACCATATTCGTGGCGCCTTATCTATGGCCCGAGCACAAGCACTAGATAGCCAAGGCAGTCAATTCTTTATCGTACAAAATGATCAAGATATGTCTGATGGCCTAGCTATTCAATTTACGCCAGAAAAAATCATAGATGCTTATAAAAACGGAGGGACTCCTAGCTTAGACAGCAACTATACAGTTTTTGGTCAAGTCATTGATGGCATGGATGTTGTTGATAAAATTGCCCAGGCAGAAGTTGAAGCCGGTGAAACAGGTGAAGAATCTACTCCGGTCAAACCAGTCAAAGTTGAAAAAATTAATATCTTACAAGAAGCAAAATAA
- the fabZ gene encoding 3-hydroxyacyl-ACP dehydratase FabZ has translation MEKLLTEVEVMELIPNRYPIIYIDYVDSIDPGKKIIATKNVTINEDFFQGHFPGNPVMPGALILETLAQAGSILILKSEEFLGRTAYIGGINKAKFRQKVVPGDTIKLSFEITKVKGSVGTADAIATVEGKKVAECEFTFIVGEQRQ, from the coding sequence ATGGAAAAATTATTAACTGAAGTAGAAGTGATGGAGTTAATTCCTAATCGTTATCCAATTATTTATATAGACTATGTAGATTCAATTGATCCTGGTAAAAAAATTATTGCTACAAAAAATGTAACCATTAACGAAGATTTCTTCCAAGGACATTTTCCTGGTAATCCTGTAATGCCTGGCGCATTGATTTTAGAAACTTTAGCTCAAGCTGGTTCAATTTTAATTTTGAAATCAGAAGAGTTTTTAGGACGTACAGCTTACATTGGAGGCATTAACAAAGCGAAATTCCGCCAAAAAGTTGTTCCAGGAGATACGATTAAATTATCTTTTGAAATTACTAAAGTAAAAGGTTCAGTAGGTACCGCAGATGCGATTGCTACAGTAGAAGGCAAGAAAGTTGCTGAATGTGAATTTACTTTCATAGTTGGAGAACAACGCCAATAA
- the fabI gene encoding enoyl-ACP reductase FabI produces MSFLTGKKIVVMGVANKRSIAWGCAQALRDQGAEVIYTYQNDRMKKPLEKLLEGGEFLVELDVASDESIAKAFDEIKEYAGEIHGVVHAVAYANKEDLQGDVTDISRQGYSLAQDISSYSLIAVTHYAKPILAENSGIVTLTYLGAERAVPNYNMMGIAKAALEAAVRYLAAELSPQKIRVNAISAGAIKTLAVTGVKDYQKLIQLSEDRTPDHVGVTIEEVGNVCAFLVSPLSAGIIGETIFVDKGVHLS; encoded by the coding sequence ATGAGTTTCTTAACTGGTAAAAAAATTGTCGTAATGGGCGTCGCAAATAAACGTAGTATCGCTTGGGGTTGTGCTCAAGCATTACGTGACCAAGGTGCAGAAGTAATCTACACTTATCAAAACGACCGTATGAAAAAACCTTTGGAAAAATTATTAGAAGGCGGCGAATTTCTAGTTGAATTAGATGTTGCCAGTGATGAAAGTATCGCTAAGGCATTTGATGAAATTAAAGAATATGCTGGCGAAATCCACGGTGTTGTTCATGCAGTTGCGTATGCTAACAAAGAAGATTTACAAGGTGATGTAACAGATATCTCCCGTCAAGGTTATTCTTTAGCACAAGATATCAGCAGCTATTCATTAATCGCTGTTACTCACTACGCAAAACCAATTTTAGCTGAAAATAGCGGAATCGTTACCTTAACTTATTTAGGTGCTGAACGTGCAGTACCAAATTACAACATGATGGGTATTGCTAAGGCAGCTTTAGAAGCAGCTGTTCGTTATTTAGCTGCTGAGCTTTCACCACAAAAAATTCGTGTGAATGCTATTTCTGCAGGTGCAATTAAAACATTAGCAGTAACAGGCGTAAAAGATTATCAAAAACTAATCCAATTATCTGAAGACCGCACACCCGATCATGTAGGTGTAACGATTGAAGAAGTTGGGAATGTTTGTGCCTTTTTAGTGAGCCCTCTATCTGCTGGAATTATTGGTGAAACAATTTTCGTTGATAAAGGCGTGCATTTATCTTAA